Proteins encoded together in one Bacteroides ovatus window:
- a CDS encoding sodium:solute symporter — MSPAVISITTVAYFIILFTISYIAGRKADNEGFFVGNRKSAWYIVAFAMIGSTISGVTFVSVPGMVQASSFSYLQMVLGFIVGQIIIAFVLVPLFYRMNLVSIYEYLENRFGSSSYKTGAWFFFISKMLGAAVRLFLVCLTLQFLIFDPFHLPFLLNVILTVFIVWLYTFRGGVKSLIWTDVLKTFCLVVSVVLCIYYIASSLHLNFSGLVSTISDSDFSKTFFFDDVNDKRYFFKQFLAGVFTVIAMNGLDQDMMQRNLSCKNFRDSQKNMITSGISQFFVILLFLMLGVLLYTFTAQQGIENPGKSDELFPMIATGNYFPGIVGILFIIGLIASAYSAAGSALTALTTSFTVDILHAQRKGDAALSQIRKHVHIGMAVVMGAVIFVFNLLNNTSVIDAIYTLASYTYGPILGLFAFGIFTKKQVYDKYIPLVAIASPILCYILQRNSEAWFNGYQISYELLLFNAAFTFIGLCFLIRKKSTMDNTTVL, encoded by the coding sequence ATGAGTCCAGCCGTTATATCTATTACTACTGTGGCATACTTTATCATCCTGTTCACTATCTCTTATATAGCAGGACGCAAAGCCGACAATGAAGGATTCTTCGTAGGAAACCGTAAATCAGCCTGGTATATCGTTGCCTTTGCCATGATCGGTTCCACCATTTCCGGAGTCACCTTCGTTTCCGTTCCGGGTATGGTACAGGCAAGTAGCTTTTCTTACCTGCAGATGGTGCTGGGATTCATAGTAGGACAAATTATCATTGCATTTGTACTTGTTCCCCTCTTTTATCGCATGAATCTGGTTTCCATTTATGAATATCTGGAGAACAGGTTCGGAAGCTCTTCCTACAAGACGGGAGCCTGGTTCTTTTTTATTTCAAAGATGCTAGGGGCAGCCGTCCGGCTCTTTCTCGTATGCCTGACATTGCAGTTTCTTATCTTCGATCCTTTCCATCTTCCATTCCTGTTGAACGTAATTCTTACTGTATTTATCGTATGGCTTTACACTTTCCGCGGTGGAGTGAAATCATTGATATGGACGGATGTTCTAAAAACATTCTGCCTGGTAGTGTCGGTTGTACTTTGCATCTATTATATTGCTTCCAGCCTGCATCTGAATTTCAGCGGTCTGGTTAGTACGATTTCAGATAGTGACTTTTCCAAGACATTCTTTTTTGACGATGTCAACGACAAACGATATTTCTTCAAACAATTCCTGGCAGGTGTATTCACCGTTATTGCCATGAACGGGCTCGACCAGGATATGATGCAGCGCAATCTTAGCTGCAAGAACTTCCGGGACTCGCAGAAAAATATGATTACCAGTGGAATCTCACAGTTCTTTGTCATTCTGCTTTTTCTGATGCTGGGAGTACTGCTATATACGTTTACAGCACAGCAAGGCATTGAGAATCCGGGAAAAAGCGACGAGTTGTTTCCGATGATCGCTACCGGAAATTATTTTCCCGGCATAGTCGGAATATTATTCATTATCGGACTGATAGCCTCCGCCTATTCTGCGGCGGGTTCTGCCTTGACGGCACTGACCACCTCTTTTACTGTAGATATTTTACATGCACAAAGAAAAGGAGATGCGGCACTTAGCCAAATACGCAAACATGTACATATCGGTATGGCAGTTGTGATGGGAGCAGTCATTTTTGTATTCAATTTGCTGAACAACACCAGTGTGATTGATGCGATTTACACATTGGCCAGTTATACGTATGGTCCTATCTTAGGGTTGTTCGCTTTCGGCATCTTCACCAAGAAACAAGTTTATGATAAATATATTCCGTTGGTAGCTATCGCTTCTCCTATTCTTTGCTATATCCTGCAACGAAATTCGGAAGCATGGTTCAACGGTTACCAAATTAGTTACGAGCTGCTATTATTTAACGCTGCATTTACTTTCATCGGACTTTGCTTCCTCATTCGAAAGAAATCAACGATGGACAATACGACAGTTCTTTAA